A genomic stretch from Fusarium musae strain F31 chromosome 9, whole genome shotgun sequence includes:
- a CDS encoding hypothetical protein (EggNog:ENOG41~MEROPS:MER0024889), with protein MSFSLQSRISVHQSANQRGSYVPSHIVEAAERRRERQQLQIISKAKATTQVQVSLSSPKVEFVTPPRQIRRPTARLLIDSPLPRREIFQDPVLHQRFINTESPPNLDRYSNQKPRPKPQPETVNTNDGAPSTPTPKTSTTSSSISDPNIVVVDGIQTRKRRAEDTEIDLVAAQIGVTDTSTPIITLRQGETVPSKESGQQAHTSSRMLGITTGARSVTRMISSLYSAFTGIGEMITRILRPQSYQIAECRSYLSENQVSNKRVKISTSCDDKAVSNTGAPGQSAGLRWIGQDGLTTLLADYKYFAKSFMTVWECLEQGARQEANKDLAPLSTDIVDAVNRSDALNHDFYDIFTLQLQRTYDYLNRIYEVGVIVKIRDNNEFVPPILDYGLSTEFAAHLESMKHFLSGPALPVVCNNILKKYGVDYWNVSQAFLDRVVLDIKAILRNLPAPSYVDSEEYRGKLQDMFPTPPRTDLETRFLLPGSFPESDELKEQIDTKPDEQTALPTEAGTTKPAVQATLPEPVPSYPRPDVPRPHYYKTDFLRAGFAHEKIKRITPADYRQTFYEESNEHQTLKTKYITNFTPKVPLTSSETGTLRSILRNRRKHPSKITPKRLRVTCRPKAVRFTDDTISPKPRTRLGLDVPKQIDYDQATGEAIPPTQAFQEQRPHWTRRWLNIAPAPAEEPPKKTTFNPLSIDQCLRRRRLEEHDGRDFHTRIRELFELPSIDLQISDDSRAGIDHQVQEATQKAAEEARLAAEAVQLEAEEKARKEREERLARSGGLREPNQTFVAPVSPEWHTRAMNTLNAASSTSLAKSAEGVDLRKHDFAKIVSSTEWLNDEIVNASLVWLDRAINSAAGIKDVKRNTRKIWTPGSFFFKRLQDQGTGNTQRTLRRYGIEKRNFLDIDTILLPICEHSHWTLLVIRPSKRTVAHMDSINAGGNRSYTARAMAWIRDILEEKFVEDEWKTILHEAPLQNNGHDCGVHTITNAMCLSLGISPIEAYTADDMPTQRIRIACMLLNGGFTNDFDLRAY; from the exons ATGTCTTTCTCGCTTCAATCGCGCATTTCGGTCCACCAGTCCGCTAACCAAAGGGGAAGCTACGTGCCTTCGCATATCGTGGAAGCTGCCGAAAGGAGACGCGAACGACAGCAGCTCCAAATCATTTCCAAGGCTAAGGCAACTACCCAGGTCCAAGTCTCCCTGTCTTCGCCAAAGGTTGAGTTTGTTACTCCTCCCCGGCAGATTAGGCGCCCTACTGCGCGTCTTTTGATTGACTCACCACTTCCGCGCCGCGAGATTTTTCAAGATCCCGTTCTTCACCAAAGATTCATTAACACAGAGTCTCCCCCCAATCTTGATCGTTACAGCAATCAAAAACCCCGACCCAAACCACAGCCCGAAACTGTCAACACAAATGACGGTGCCCCCAGCACACCCACACCCAAAACTTCCACTACCTCTTCCTCTATCTCTGACCCCAATAttgttgttgtcgatggCATACAGACACGTAAGCGTCGCGCCGAAGATACTGAGATCGACCTTGTTGCCGCACAAATCGGTGTCACTGACACTTCCACCCCCATCATTACTCTTCGCCAAGGAGAGACTGTTCCTAGCAAGGAATCTGGCCAACAGGCCCAT ACCTCTAGCCGCATGCTCGGAATCACAACGGGAGCCAGGTCTGTCACCAGGATGATATCTAGCCTCTATTCGGCCTTCACAGGCATTGGTGAGATGATCACCAGAATCT TACGACCTCAGTCTTATCAAATTGCAGAATGTCGCTCTTACTTGAGTGAAAACCAAGTCAGCAACAAGCGTGTCAAGATTAGCACCAGTTGTGATGACAAAGCGGTCTCCAACACAGGCGCTCCTGGGCAGAGTGCTGGGCTCCGCTGGATCGGCCAAGATGGCCTTACCACATTGCTGGCTGACTACAAGTACTTCGCCAAGTCTTTCATGACAGTCTGGGAATGCCTCGAGCAAGGAGCCCGACAGGAAGCAAACAAAGACCTGGCACCGCTGAGCACCGACATAGTCGATGCCGTCAATCGTTCTGACGCTTTAAACCATGACTTTTACGATATCTTCACTTTGCAACTGCAGAGGACTTACGACTACTTGAACAGAATCTACGAAGTCGGCGTTATCGTCAAAATTCGAGACAACAATGAATTTGTTCCTCCTATTCTTGATTACGGACTCTCTACAGAGTTCGCCGCACACCTCGAATCGATGAAGCACTTTCTATCCGGTCCCGCGCTTCCTGTTGTTTGCAACAATATTCTCAAGAAGTATGGGGTAGATTACTGGAACGTTTCACAGGCATTCCTGGATCGAGTTGTGCTTGATATTAAGGCTATCCTTCGCAACCTTCCTGCCCCAAGCTATGTCGACTCTGAAGAGTACCGTGGCAAGCTACAGGACATGTTCCCTACCCCACCACGAACTGACCTTGAGACGCGTTTCTTATTGCCAGGATCATTTCCTGAATCCGATGAGCTTAAGGAGCAAATCGACACAAAACCTGATGAACAAACTGCTTTGCCCACTGAGGCAGGAACTACAAAACCCGCCGTTCAGGCTACTCTGCCTGAGCCAGTGCCATCGTATCCTCGTCCTGATGTGCCTCGCCCTCACTACTACAAAACAGACTTTCTTCGCGCTGGGTTTGCtcatgagaagatcaagcgGATAACACCTGCGGATTATCGCCAAACCTTTTATGAGGAAAGCAACGAACATCAAACCCTGAAGACCAAATACATCACCAACTTCACTCCTAAGGTTCCTCTTACCTCAAGTGAAACCGGAACTCTCCGATCTATTCTTCGGAATCGACGAAAGCATCCGTCAAAGATCACGCCCAAGCGTCTTCGCGTAACATGTCGACCCAAGGCTGTACGCTTTACAGACGACACGATCAGTCCGAAACCAAGAACACGTCTAGGTCTAGATGTGCCAAAACAGATTGACTATGATCAGGCAACGGGAGAGGCCATTCCCCCGACCCAGGCATTTCAGGAGCAACGCCCTCATTGGACTCGTAGATGGCTCAACATAGCTCCTGCTCCCGCCGAGGAACCACCCAAAAAGACCACATTCAATCCCTTGAGCATTGATCAATGTCTCCGCCGTCGCCGCTTAGAAGAACACGATGGACGTGACTTTCATACGCGTATCAGAGAGTTATTTGAGCTTCCTTCCATTGATCTCCAGATCAGTGACGACTCTAGGGCCGGAATTGACCATCAAGTCCAAGAGGCTACCCAGAAAGCTGCTGAAGAGGCTCGTTTGGCTGCTGAGGCAGTGCAGCTTGAGGCGGAAGAAAAGGCTCGGAAAGAGCGCGAGGAACGCCTCGCTCGATCTGGAGGACTTCGCGAACCTAATCAGACATTCGTTGCACCAGTCTCACCAGAATGGCACACAAGGGCAATGAACACACTCAATGCTGCATCGTCCACGAGCCTTGCGAAGTCTGCCGAGGGTGTCGACCTCCGAAAACACGACTTCGCCAAGATTGTGTCCTCAACTGAATGGCTAAATGACGAAATTGTCAACGCGTCTCTTGTCTGGCTCGATCGAGCTATCAACTCAGCTGCCGGCATTAAGGATGTCAAGCGGAACACGCGCAAGATCTGGACTCCGGGCTCATTCTTTTTCAAACGCCTTCAAGATCAGGGTACCGGCAATACCCAGAGGACCCTGCGCCGATACGGTATCGAGAAAAGAAATTTCCTCGACATCGACACTATTCTCTTACCCATTTGCGAACATTCGCACTGGACATTACTCGTTATTCGGCCCTCCAAGCGAACTGTTGCTCACATGGATTCGATCAATGCAGGTGGCAACCGTTCTTACACCGCGCGTGCCATGGCGTGGATCCGAGACATTTTGGAGGAAAAGTTCGTTGAAGATGAATGGAAGACCATTCTCCACGAGGCTCCTCTACAGAACAATGGCCACGACTGCGGTGTTCATACTATCACTAACGCAATGTGCCTCTCCTTGGGCATTAGTCCTATTGAGGCATACACTGCTGATGACATGCCCACTCAGCGTATTCGCATTGCTTGCATGCTTCTCAACGGCGGGTTTACAAATGATTTTGACCTACGAGCTTATTAG
- a CDS encoding hypothetical protein (EggNog:ENOG41) has translation MSQSQPDRAPYYDIVIVGAGPVGLMLATCLARWGYKIKHIDNRAEPTPTGRADGIQPRSLDLLRNMGLKSAIMAHHPARVYEVAFWDPASSGEGIARTGTWASCPDFIDARYPFTTLLHQGLIERVFISDLEKNGAQVQRPWTIKGFTSDEKSNPEYPVTVELEHVDGTAEETIHAKYLFGGEGARSFIRNQLGIAVHHKDPIAHVWGVMDGVVKTDFPDIKMKCTIHSEHGSIMVIPREDNMVRLYIQIASSTDADWNPRRTATEEQVQESAKKILQPYSIEWERVEWYSVYPIGQGISERYTLDQRVFLGGDACHTHSPKAGQGMNTAFLDAQNLAWKIHAVESGFANREVLKTYETERKHVAESLLDFDNRYAKLFSQRPPAAAEVQAASANHGKNDVQDNEFINVFKESCEFTSGYGVYYKPNVFNWSPEHSAQSPLIHPKGTKLRTGRLFINSNVTRVVDANVVHLEQEVPLNGAFRLFVFAGVPSKTRQALKDFANHLGSQRSFYAAYQRPDIGKVSYHEKHLPHSRFFTISTIFSSKRPEIEISRDVPGVLARYRDHVYADDRSDARFPQANAVAHAKMGLDEELGGVVVVRPDGYVAIVVSLVEGSGTVDALNEYFSTFCTKKLGPTLAQL, from the exons ATGTCTCAATCACAGCCCGATCGTGCCCCATACTATGACATTG TCATTGTTGGAGCTGGCCCGGTTGGCCTCATGCTCGCAACATGCCTTGCTCGCTGGGGTTACAAGATCAAGCATATCGATAACAGAGCTGAGCCAACACCTACCGGTCGAGCTGATGGCATTCAGCCACGCTCTCTGGACCTTCTTCGCAACATGGGCTTGAAGTCAGCAATCATGGCTCATCACCCAGCTCGCGTCTATGAAGTGGCCTTCTGGGATCCAGCTTCGTCAGGAGAGGGTATCGCCCGGACTGGAACATGGGCCAGCTGCCCTGATTTTATCGATGCTCGATACCCTTTCACAACCTTGTTACACCAAGGTCTGATCGAGCGTGTCTTCATCTCCGACCTCGAGAAGAATGGAGCACAGGTCCAACGGCCATGGACAATCAAGGGATTTACATCTGATGAGAAGTCCAACCCCGAATACCCTGTCACTGTCGAATTGGAGCATGTCGACGGTACTGCCGAGGAGACCATTCACGCCAAGTATCTGTTTGGTGGCGAGGGTGCAAGGTCATTTATCCGCAACCAGCTAGGCATTGCCGTTCACCACAAGGATCCCATCGCTCATGTTTGGGGTGTCATGGATGGTGTCGTGAAAACCGACTTCCCTGACATCAAG ATGAAATGTACCATCCATAGCGAGCACGGCTCCATCATGGTCATTCCGCGAGAGGACAACATGGTCCGTCTTTATATTCAGATTGCATCGTCTACAGATGCCGATTGGAACCCCAGACGAACAGCCACCGAGGAGCAAGTGCAAGAATCGGCAAAGAAGATCTTGCAGCCTTATTCTATTGAGTGGGAGCGTGTCGAGTGGTACTCCGTCTATCCTATCGGACAAGGCATCTCAGAACGATACACTCTGGACCAGCGAGTCTTCCTTGGTGGAGATGCTTGCCATACACATAGT CCCAAGGCCGGCCAGGGAATGAACACAGCATTCCTTGATGCCCAAAACCTTGCTTGGAAGATCCACGCCGTTGAATCCGGTTTCGCCAACAGGGAAGTCCTCAAGACATATGAAACCGAACGCAAGCATGTCGCTGAATCTCTCCTCGATTTTGATAACCGATATGCGAAGCTTTTCTCTCAGCGACCACCCGCGGCTGCTGAGGTCCAGGCAGCGTCAGCCAACCATGGCAAGAACGATGTTCAGGATAACGAGTTCATCAATGTTTTCAAGGAGTCGTGCGAGTTTACCAGTGGATACGGTGTTTACTACAAGCCCAACGTCTTCAACTGGTCACCAGAACATAGTGCACAATCCCCACTGATTCACCCCAAGGGGACTAAGCTACGAACCGGCCGCCTTTTTATCAACTCTAATGTAACAAGAGTAGTTGACGCCAACGTTGTGCATTTGGAGCAGGAAGTACCCCTGAACGGCGCATTCCGATTGTTTGTCTTTGCAGGTGTCCCTTCGAAGACCCGCCAGGCTTTGAAAGATTTCGCCAATCATCTCGGTAGCCAGCGGTCGTTCTACGCAGCTTACCAGCGGCCCGATATCGGCAAGGTCTCATACCATGAGAAGCATCTTCCACACAGCCGATTCTTTACCATCTCCACGATTTTTTCGTCCAAGAGACCTGAAATCGAAATCTCTCGCGATGTGCCTGGAGTACTTGCCCGATATAGGGACCATGTTTATGCTGATGACCGGTCCGATGCACGATTCCCTCAGGCGAATGCTGTAGCCCATGCCAAAATGGGtcttgatgaagagcttgGCGGAGTGGTCGTTGTCAGACCTGATGGATATGTAGCAATCGTGGTAAGCCTTGTCGAAGGTAGCGGAACAGTGGATGCTTTGAACGAGTATTTCTCGACCTTTTGCACAAAGAAGTTGGGACCTACTTTGGCACAGTTGTAG
- a CDS encoding hypothetical protein (EggNog:ENOG41), with product MMGVSRSRRQSLECHGCNIPPPSPQPSSAFEDIFDVDSPVSRPVSEAFMSGASTPNGTIGSRPPSLTEILLDVASPPWTLSAFMAYLSQNHCMESLEFTLDSQRYAAFYNEMITNNPNRTQETNDRVCILWEKLMQVYIIPCAPREVNLPARIRDQLLSLPCGPTPPHPAQLDEAGRILYELMNDSLLLPFLQSVAPMQLDGPVDEHGRGSRRSSNSNSRMGAPVRSMNSMHHTDPESLTDDSDCNSTPGMEPMTPPTTPPTSEWAFTTSPGGLQRAVAAHNKGWKKMGAKLGFNRKSSRTRSAPTSSHPPPPEGYHMHHDSL from the coding sequence ATGATGGGCGTATCACGCTCGCGGAGGCAATCTCTCGAATGCCACGGATGCAACATACCTCCGCCATcccctcaaccttcttcggCCTTCGAGGACATCTTCGACGTCGATTCGCCTGTGTCAAGGCCTGTCAGCGAGGCCTTTATGTCTGGAGCCTCCACACCAAATGGCACAATAGGTTCTCGGCCGCCATCTTTGACCGAAATTCTTCTCGATGTTGCGTCGCCACCATGGACCCTCAGCGCCTTCATGGCCTACCTCTCGCAAAACCACTGCATGGAGAGTCTCGAATTCACGCTCGACTCGCAACGGTACGCCGCCTTCTACAATGAGATGATTACCAACAACCCGAACCGCACACAAGAGACCAACGACCGTGTCTGTATTTTGTGGGAAAAACTTATGCAGGTTTACATCATCCCTTGTGCACCTCGAGAGGTCAATCTCCCGGCCCGTATCCGCGATCAGCTGCTCAGCCTTCCTTGCGGCCCAACACCCCCTCACCCAGCACAATTGGATGAGGCCGGTCGGATCCTCTATGAACTCATGAACGATTCGCTACTTTTACCTTTTCTCCAATCTGTCGCCCCCATGCAGCTTGATGGACCCGTCGACGAGCATGGACGTGGATCTCGCCGTTCCTCAAACAGCAACAGTCGAATGGGCGCGCCCGTCCGCTCAATGAACTCCATGCATCATACTGACCCTGAGTCCCTGACTGACGACAGCGACTGTAACTCGACTCCTGGTATGGAGCCCATGACTCCCCCCACCACACCGCCTACTTCTGAATGGGCTTTTACAACTTCTCCAGGAGGTCTTCAACGTGCTGTGGCTGCTCACAACAAGggctggaagaagatgggcGCCAAACTGGGTTTCAATCGCAAGAGCTCACGAACACGCTCCGCCCCtacttcatctcatcctcctccacctgagGGATATCATATGCATCACGACTCTTTATGA
- a CDS encoding hypothetical protein (EggNog:ENOG41): protein MEDIPDSVSPLGQGSFEREPIFDDDTSSVYSPQQTARPSPLRLSHARSQSRFNGAGEGYFQEWKRTHDSSMIKESVSHPEDVVNRPRRSKSSADGLRQARAIAVQSTPIPQVITVGSDNGNYRRAVQDTPVFSPLQFYFRGTDYPSSKKGEKIMIGDNGWLERPDGGPDQSAKTPQKKTGILDNIKKLAKDMTELHYTSRRAQPAIRSRPTSQVAISLNAREQSLLYCELEFNLSTALNDYITVQLDKGRLVPDKLKKVADTWHNKGRPKVVGFRYDLETQLELINLHVDDFRFYGRRQADHVEIGGLLHAMKVNARAMCVRTLCQPDSVIAKQLVDTQSTFKMLDVPDYQQRALADIAQFFKVIVEREQDVREHTGGNGRDSSNRGERRWTAVQEGI from the exons ATGGAAGATATTCCCGATTCAGTCTCTCCTTTGGGGCAGGGAAGCTTTGAGCGTGAGCCGATCTTCGACGATGATACCTCTTCGGTCTACTCCCCTCAACAAACTGCCCGCCCATCACCTCTTCGCCTCAGCCACGCCAGATCACAATCCAGATTCAATGGTGCTGGAGAGGGCTACTTTCAAGAGTGGAAAAGGACCCATGATTCCTCCATGATCAAGGAGTCGGTAAGCCATCCAGAGGATGTAGTCAATAGGCCTCGACGCTCGAAGAGCTCTGCAGATGGGCTGAGACAAGCTCGAGCCATCGCAGTGCAGTCTACACCGATCCCACAAGTCATAACAGTGGGCTCTGATAACGGCAACTATCGTCGGGCTGTCCAAGACACTCCCGTATTCTCACCACTGCAATTCTATTTCAGAGGGACAGACTACCCAAGCTCCAAGAAGGGCGAAAAAATAATGATTGGGGATAACGGGTGGCTCGAACGCCCTGACGGCGGCCCTGATCAAAGCGCAAAGACGCCCCAGAAGAAGACCGGAATTTTGGACAACATCAAGAAACTCGCAAAAGACATG ACGGAGCTTCATTATACCTCTCGTCGGGCGCAACCCGCAATCCGGTCTCGCCCGACATCACAGGTCGCCATTTCACTAAATGCCAGAGAGCAAAGCCTTCTCTACTGCGAACTGGAGTTCAACCTGAGCACTGCATTGAATGACTATATTACGGTGCAACTGGACAAGGGTCGGCTTGTGCctgacaagctcaagaaggtaGCAGATACGTGGCATAACAAAGGCCGACCAAAGGTTGTTGGTTTCCGCTACGACCTGGAGACGCAGCTTGAACTTATCAACTTGCACGTCGACGATTTTCGCTTCTATGGCCGCCGACAAGCCGATCATGTTGAGATTGGCGGGCTCCTGCACGCCATGAAGGTCAATGCCCGAGCAATGTGCGTCCGAACACTTTGCCAGCCAGATTCTGTGATTGCGAAGCAGTTGGTCGACACCCAGTCAACCTTCAAAATGCTTGATGTCCCTGACTATCAGCAGCGCGCGCTTGCTGACATAGCTCAGTTCTTCAAGGTGATCGTGGAGCGAGAGCAGGATGTTCGAGAACACACTGGAGGCAATGGCAGGGACTCCAGCAACCGGGGCGAGCGACGGTGGACAGCGGTTCAGGAAGGAATATGA